A stretch of DNA from Streptococcus sp. NPS 308:
TATTCTCTAGTTTAACCATTATAGCGAATTAAAAGCGATTTTTCAATTTCTATTTCTTTTCAGTTTGGCTCCCTTATTTATAGGAAATTATGGTAAAATAGAACAGACTAAAAATCATCATTTCACGAAAGGATGCAAGATGAAAATTACGCAAGAAGAGGTAACACACGTTGCCAATCTTTCAAAATTAAGATTCTCTGAAGAAGAAACTGCTGCCTTTGCGACAACCTTGTCTAAAATTGTTGATATGGTTGAATTGCTGGGCGAAGTCGACACAACTGGTATCGCACCTACTACAACTATGGCTGACCGCAAGACCGTACTCCGCCCTGATGTGGCCGAAGAAGGAACTGACCGTGATCGCTTGTTTAAAAACGTACCTGAAAAAGACAACTACTATATCAAGGTACCAGCTATCCTAGATGATGGAGGAGATGCCTAATGACTTTCAACAATAAAACCATTGAAGACTTGCACAATCTCCTTGTTTCTAAGGAGATTTCAGCAACTGAATTAACTCAAGCAACACTTGAAGATATCAAGTCTCGTGAGGAAGCTATCAATGCTTTTGTCTCTATCGCTGAAGAACAAGCCCTTGCTCAAGCTAAGGCTATTGATGAAGCGGGAATTGACGCGGACAATGTCCTTTCAGGAATTCCATTGGCTGTTAAGGATAATATCTCTACCGACGGTATCCTCACAACTGCTGCCTCTAAAATGCTCTACAACTACGAGCCTATCTTTGATGCGACAGCCGTTGCCAATGCCAAAGCTAAGGGTATGATTGTTGTCGGAAAAACCAACATGGACGAATTTGCCATGGGGGGTTCTGGTGAAACATCTCACTATGGTGCCACTAAAAACGCTTGGGACCACAGCAAGGTTCCTGGTGGTTCATCAAGTGGTTCTGCTGCAGCTGTAGCGTCAGGGCAAGTCCGCTTGTCACTCGGTTCTGATACTGGTGGTTCCATCCGCCAACCTGCCGCCTTCAACGGGATTGTTGGTCTCAAACCAACCTACGGAACAGTTTCACGTTTCGGTCTCATTGCTTTCGGTAGCTCACTAGATCAAATCGGACCTTTCGCACCAACTGTTAAGGAAAATGCTCTCTTGCTCAATGCTATTGCCAGCGAAGATGCAAAAGACTCTACTTCTGCTCCAGTCCGCATTGCCGACTTTACTTCAAAAATCGGTCAAGACATCAAGGGCATGAAAATTGCTTTGCCTAAAGAATACCTCGGTGAAGGAATTGACCCAGAAGTTAAAGAAACCATTATCAAGGCAGCCAAACACTTTGAGAAACTTGGCGCTATCGTCGAAGAAGTCAGCCTTCCTCACTCAAAATACGGTGTTGCCGTTTACTATATCATCGCTTCATCAGAAGCTTCCTCAAACTTGCAACGTTTTGACGGTATCCGTTACGGCTATCGTGCAGAGGATGCAAGCAACCTTGATGAAATCTATGTAAACAGCCGTAGCCAAGGTTTCGGTGAAGAGGTTAAACGCCGTATCATGCTGGGTACTTTCAGTCTCTCATCAGGGTACTACGATGCCTACTACAAGAAGGCTGGACAAGTCCGTACCCTCATCATCCAAGATTTCGAAAACGTCTTTGCGGATTATGACTTGATTTTGGGACCAACTGCTCCAAGTGTTGCTTATGACTTGGACTCACTCAACCACGACCCAGTTGCCATGTACTTGGCTGACCTCTTGACCATCCCAGTCAACTTGGCAGGCCTCCCAGGAATTTCAATTCCTGCTGGATTCTCTCAAGGTCTCCCAGTCGGTCTACAATTGATTGGTCCTAAGTATTCTGAGGAAACCATTTACCAAGTTGCTGCTGCTTTTGAAGCAACAACAGACTACCACAAACAACAACCCGTGATTTTTGGAGGTGACAACTAATGAACTTTGAAACAGTCATTGGACTTGAAGTCCACGTAGAGCTCAACACCAATTCAAAAATCTTCTCACCTACTTCTGCCCACTTTGGAAATGACCAAAATGCCAACACCAACGTGATTGACTGGTCTTTCCCAGGAGTTCTGCCAGTTCTCAATAAAGGGGTTGTCGATGCTGGTATCAAGGCAGCTCTTGCCCTCAACATGGACATCCACAAGCACATGCACTTCGATCGCAAGAATTACTTCTACCCTGATAATCCAAAAGCCTATCAAATTTCCCAGTTTGATGAGCCAATCGGTTATAACGGTTGGATTGAAGTGGAGCTAGAAGACGGTACGACCAAGAAAATCGGTATCGAACGCGCCCACTTGGAAGAAGACGCTGGTAAAAACACCCACGGTACAGATGGCTACTCTTATGTTGACCTCAACCGCCAAGGGGTGCCATTGATTGAGATTGTATCTGAAGCGGACATGCGTTCCCCAGAAGAAGCCTATGCTTATCTAACAGCCCTCAAGGAAGTCATCCAGTACGCTGGCATTTCTGACGTTAAGATGGAAGAAGGTTCGATGCGTGTGGATGCCAACATTTCCCTTCGTCCTTATGGTCAAGAAAAATTCGGTACCAAGACTGAGTTGAAGAACCTCAACTCCTTCTCAAACGTTCGTAAGGGTCTTGAATACGAAGTCCAACGCCAAGCTGAAATCCTTCGCTCAGGTGGTCAAATCCGCCAAGAAACACGCCGTTACGATGAAGCTAACAAGGCAACCATCCTCATGCGTGTTAAGGAAGGCGCTGCTGACTACCGCTACTTCCCAGAACCAGACCTACCACTCTTTGAAATCTCAGATGAGTGGATTGAGGAAATGCGTACAGAATTGCCAGAGTTTCCAAAAGAACGCCGTGCGCGCTACGTATCTGACCTTGGCTTGTCAGACTACGATGCCAGCCAGTTGACGGCAAACAAAGTCACTTCTGACTTCTTTGAAAAAGCTGTTGCCCTCGGTGGCGATGCCAAACAAGTCTCTAACTGGCTCCAAGGTGAAGTCGCTCAGTTCTTGAACGCCGAAGGTAAAACACTGGAACAAATCGAATTGACACCAGAAAACTTGGTAGAAATGATTGCCATCATCGAAGACGGTACTATCTCTTCTAAGATCGCCAAGAAAGTCTTTGTCCACCTAGCTAAAAATGGCGGTGGCGCGCGTGAATACGTGGAAAAAGCAGGCTTGGTTCAAATCTCTGATCCAGATGTTCTGATTCCAATTATCCACCAAGTCTTTGCTGATAACGAAGCTGCTGTTGCCGACTTCAAGTCAGGCAAACGAAACGCAGACAAGGCCTTCACAGGATTCCTTATGAAGGCAACCAAAGGCCAAGCCAACCCACAAGTTGCTCTTAAACTCCTTGCACAAGAATTGGCCAAGTTGAAAGAAAGTGAGTAATTTACTCTTTAAACACTTTTTTCTACTTTTAAAACGAGAATGAGACAAGGAGAATAAATGAACAAATTTTTACGATTGCTATTTGTCTTAGTCATCATCGCTATGTTAGGCGCTTCTATACTACAAATTTTCTTTCCATCATACATGGGAAGCCACTCCGGGTACGGAATATCTGCTGGTTGGCAACGAGAAATTGGAATATGGAATTTAGCTGTATTGATTATTATTCTCGCTATCAATATTAAATACGATTGGTTCTATCTACGAATCGCACTTCTTGCTCTCATTATTGGCGGAATTGGAATAGGAACAAATCACTTACTCAATTATATGGAGTATCACTCTCCTGTAAATGC
This window harbors:
- the gatB gene encoding Asp-tRNA(Asn)/Glu-tRNA(Gln) amidotransferase subunit GatB, translating into MNFETVIGLEVHVELNTNSKIFSPTSAHFGNDQNANTNVIDWSFPGVLPVLNKGVVDAGIKAALALNMDIHKHMHFDRKNYFYPDNPKAYQISQFDEPIGYNGWIEVELEDGTTKKIGIERAHLEEDAGKNTHGTDGYSYVDLNRQGVPLIEIVSEADMRSPEEAYAYLTALKEVIQYAGISDVKMEEGSMRVDANISLRPYGQEKFGTKTELKNLNSFSNVRKGLEYEVQRQAEILRSGGQIRQETRRYDEANKATILMRVKEGAADYRYFPEPDLPLFEISDEWIEEMRTELPEFPKERRARYVSDLGLSDYDASQLTANKVTSDFFEKAVALGGDAKQVSNWLQGEVAQFLNAEGKTLEQIELTPENLVEMIAIIEDGTISSKIAKKVFVHLAKNGGGAREYVEKAGLVQISDPDVLIPIIHQVFADNEAAVADFKSGKRNADKAFTGFLMKATKGQANPQVALKLLAQELAKLKESE
- the gatC gene encoding Asp-tRNA(Asn)/Glu-tRNA(Gln) amidotransferase subunit GatC, with product MKITQEEVTHVANLSKLRFSEEETAAFATTLSKIVDMVELLGEVDTTGIAPTTTMADRKTVLRPDVAEEGTDRDRLFKNVPEKDNYYIKVPAILDDGGDA
- the gatA gene encoding Asp-tRNA(Asn)/Glu-tRNA(Gln) amidotransferase subunit GatA, with protein sequence MTFNNKTIEDLHNLLVSKEISATELTQATLEDIKSREEAINAFVSIAEEQALAQAKAIDEAGIDADNVLSGIPLAVKDNISTDGILTTAASKMLYNYEPIFDATAVANAKAKGMIVVGKTNMDEFAMGGSGETSHYGATKNAWDHSKVPGGSSSGSAAAVASGQVRLSLGSDTGGSIRQPAAFNGIVGLKPTYGTVSRFGLIAFGSSLDQIGPFAPTVKENALLLNAIASEDAKDSTSAPVRIADFTSKIGQDIKGMKIALPKEYLGEGIDPEVKETIIKAAKHFEKLGAIVEEVSLPHSKYGVAVYYIIASSEASSNLQRFDGIRYGYRAEDASNLDEIYVNSRSQGFGEEVKRRIMLGTFSLSSGYYDAYYKKAGQVRTLIIQDFENVFADYDLILGPTAPSVAYDLDSLNHDPVAMYLADLLTIPVNLAGLPGISIPAGFSQGLPVGLQLIGPKYSEETIYQVAAAFEATTDYHKQQPVIFGGDN